DNA sequence from the Aphelocoma coerulescens isolate FSJ_1873_10779 chromosome 27, UR_Acoe_1.0, whole genome shotgun sequence genome:
TGGCTCTGGGGACTCCGTCTTCAGCAGCACCTTCCCCCTGGAGCCTGAGGAGCCCGAAGCTGACCAGCACCAGCACTTTACCTACCGGCACACCAGCTACTCCTCAGCCACCTGTGCGTAGGCACCAAGGGAGAAACGGCcgggtgggcagcaggggaccTGGGGTGGGAGGTGGGTGGGGGGTCCGtcaccttctcccagccccacagccctttCCCAGGTGCCCAGCCAGGGAAGGGACTTGCTTCGGTTCATGCCAGCGCTCCTCCGCAGCCGACTGTGAGACGGATGGGTACCTGAGCTCCTCCGGCTTCCTGGACTCCCCGGACCTGGCCCCTCGCAGCTTTGTGGCAGTGGACCCCACCAGCCCACGGCCCACCCGGCCTGTGCGCTGCTTCCCCACGGTGAGCAGGGccccgcgggcgggcgggcggggggtcAGGGCAGCTGCGGCACCGGCTCACCCCGtcccctccctgcagagcaTCGCCGTGCAGCTGCCCACGGAGCGCCTGCCCCCCGCCAGCGGCTTCTCCTCCTCAGTGGACAGGTGAGGCTGGGGGGTCGGGCGGGGGCTGGACAGGGTGCGTGGTTCTTGGGAATGGCCATGCTGATGCTCCGGAGCTGGGGCTTCCTGCAGCTACACCTCAGATGTGGCATCGGGCATGAGTGATGGCTGTGAGGGGCTCTCGGCCAGCGAGCAGAGCTCCAAGCTGCCACCCAAGCGAGCCTCGGGGAAGCTGCTGCGGCGCCGAGCCCGCTCCAGGCTGCGCATCACCAACGTGAGTGCCACAGATGCCAGGCGGGTGCCAGGCGGGTGCCAGGCGGGTTCTCCTGGgctgagccagccctgctgcccacagatcTCCGACAAGAGCGACCGAGTGGTGGAGTGCCAGCTGCAGACCTACAACAACAAGATGGTGACCTTCAAGTTCGACCTGGATGGAGACAACCCGGAGGAAATTGCAGCCGCCATGGTGAGAGCAGGGTGAGGGTGAAGGTGGGGTCTGCCTGGCCATGCTGGGTGCTGACCGGCCCCTCCACCCTCAGGTCCACAATGAGTTCATCCTCAAGTCGGAGCGGGACAGCTTCATCAGCCGCATCCGGGACATCATCCACCGCGTGGAGACCCTGCTTCGCAAGGATGGGCGCAGCAGCACCGAGCTGCCCAAGGGCCCCGAGGCTGAGAGTGCTGTGGGCAGCCCCGTGAGtgccagcctggccctgccagCGCTGGGGAAGCTGCTGATGCTGAGCATGGCTTGGGGTGCTGCCTGGCCCCAGGGAGTCcagggggagggggctggggtgCAGGGTCCTCCTGCGGTCACTTGCCCGCTCCTGTGACAAGGCAAGGTGCTCCCTAGCCCAGAAGAGTCTCCAGCTCCTGTCCCCACAGGTGGTGGGGCCCAGCGGGGGCttggcacagcctggctggggcctctgccccagtgctggGCTCAGCTCATCCTTCTCGCAGGTggacctgcagctgcaggggctctcacgctccatctcctcctcatcctcactcAGTGGTACGTCTGTGCCCCTGTGCAGGCCCTTCCTGTCTCCCCCAGGCCCCATGCAGGGCAGGTGATGGCCTCAGCCAAGCCCAGAGGGTCTCAAAGGACATGTCCTGCCCTGGCTGAGCCTGGCTGTCACCCCTATGCCACAGACCTGAGCTGCACCAGTCCCAGCCTCCCTGTCCAGTCCCCTGTCCTGCCGTTGCTGAGCCGCTCCCCATCGGAGACCAACCTGGCCAGTCCTGTGGAGCCGCTGGCAGCCCCGGCACCCCTGGGGTCCCCCACAGGTACCAGCGCTGGCAGGATGGGCATGTTCATTGCACTGGGGCTGCCAGCTGCTCGCTGGCTTGAGGCTCCGGTGTGCCTGGACATGGGGTGTGAGACGGCCCTTGGGGGCTGCTCCTGATGCTTCCATCTCTGCAGGCTCAGCCCAGACCTGGCCTCTCGTCTCGATGACTCCCGCCTGGCTCACATCATCACCAGCACTCCCACTGACCCCCCCGAGGACCCCAGGGGGGCctgttcccccagccctgccccaagccctcctgtccccacagcctcTCCCCACATCCCCTGTCCCCTATGAGCCCAGCagtcccctgagcccccctgTGACCAGCACACCCTTGTCCCCCACTGCCCCCCTCTTGTCCCTGGCCAATGTCTTCTCCCTGGCAGTGATGACCGTGGCCCACACTGTCTCCTCCATTGCCAGCTCAGGCGGGCACCTCTACCCACCAATGCTGCCACGGCCACAGAGTCTTGTCCTGGGTGCCCCACGCTTTGTCTACCCTGACCCCACCAGCAGAGACAAGCCAGTCCCACCTGGCAGTGGGACCCTGGAGCCAGCGGGATCTGATGTCCCCACTGCCGGGGGGCCCATATCCTCCCTTCCCTCAACACCAGCCCCAGTGCACCCCACAAGCAGCGAGCCCATGGGGAGTCCTCTGCAGTTGCTGAGCACATCCACATCTGGGAGTCCAGAGGGCAGCACGGTGAGTGTGGGTGTGcaagggctgcccagggctgctcgAGGTGGAGCTCAGTGTCAGGAGGGCTGAGTGGTTGCTGCAGATGCtgccctgggatgggatggagccTCATGGCTTGTGGAGCCACTGGGATGCAGGGAGGGCTGAGTGGGCGGCAAATCCCAGGACACAGAAGCagcagggggaggagaggaCAGGAGGACTGGGGTGGGGCTGCTGATGGTGCTCAGGTGCCCACAGGTGCTGCCCGGTTCCCCCAAGCCCAGCCACTCTCTGATCATCTCAGAGGCACCAGCCCCCAGCGTGCCCAAGGCCCAGCTCTCGCCCATCAATGAAGGTAAGGTGGGGCAGGGCCAAGGCTGTGCCGtgcagctgtgcctgtgccagggcaccgCAATGCCCCGGCCAGCCCATGTGCCCTGAACCCCAccagctgcccctgtccccagcagaaACCAAGCCCCAGGTCCTGGGCCGGTTCCAGGTGATGCCAGCCAAGGACCTGGCTGTGACCTCTCCGGTGCTGGGCAGCAGTGACGGGGAGCAGCACAGCACGGAGCCCGCAGCGAGTGGCTCCCCGCCACCCGTGGTCCCTGACACAGGCCACAGCTCAAGCAGTGACTTGGATGTGGTGCTGGAGGCAGCGGAGCAGGACCCCAAGGCTGAGGAGGTGTCAGCTGAGGGGGGCACGGTGCCTGTGGCACCAGTGGGGAGCGACCGGGAGGGCCCTGGGGAAGAGAGCACAGAAAATGCTCCGCAGGCCATGCTGAGCCAGGTGTGGCTGAGCTACTCTCGCAGTTTGTCCTATGTGAGCAGCGATGACACTGAGAGTGAGGACGAGGAGatctgggaggagctgcagaaccTGCGACAGAAGTGAGCAGGGGGGTGGGCTGCACCTGGGAGGTGACAGGTCTTCCCACCCAGCCCGCGTGGGAGTTCGCTGTCCCTTCCCCGAGGCCCCGCTGCCAGCCCCTGTCTTCTCCCCAGGCACCTGGCTGaggtgcagctgctgcagagcgccCAGAAGAAGGAGATCGAGGAGCTGTACCTGCGGATGGGGAAGCAGCCACCGCCGGGCATTGTCTCGCCTGCTGCGATGCTGTCCAGCCGCCAGCGCCGCCTCTCCAAGGGCAGCTTTAACCCCTCCCGTCGCAACAGCCTGCAGCGCCTGGAGCTGGCGCAGCCCGCAGgtgccggccccgctccccactccctgcaGGGCCCCCGGGCTGGGCGGGGGCCGCAGGACGGGGACCCCCGGGCTGGGTGTCGCACAGTGCCCTCACTCGGGGCCGCTGTCCCTGCAGGCATCATGCGCCGTAACTCGCTGAGCGGCAGCAGCACCGGCTCGCAGGAGCAGCGGCTGAACAAGGGGGTGACCTTCGCCGACGACCTCGGCCGCATGGTAAGGGACAGCGCCCATCCCGCGGCCTTCTCGGCTGATCCCGCGGCGCTCCCGGCTCACGGCTGCTTCTCTCCCCAGTAGCTGGCTGGCCAAGACTGATTCCATGAACTACCTCATCCAAGTGCCTGCTTCCCCAGGGCGGGCGGAGCCCCTGCACCTCCAGGagggcagtgccagccctggagAACCTGGACTCCCCGCTCCCCTTGGCTGTGGCCTGCAGCAGGGCAGCCGTGGGCTTCGCAGGAGCGGGAGTGCTGGCCTTTTGCAGGCCTGTCCCACAGGTGTCTGCCCACTGTCCCCCAGCCCTTTGCTGGAAGACAGGTGCCAGGTGTCTCCACCCCTCGTGGATGGAAGGAGCTGAGCCCGCCCTGAGGAACCCCGGcttgtcccagccctgccgccAGCTCAGCCTTGCACCAGaccctgcccaccctgcagaGTGGCTTGAGTGCCCTGTGGCCCTGTctgctgcagcaccaggagcagcaggatccGGGAGCACTTTGTTATGAACTGGTGTTCGGAAAGTGTTTTCATAAACATGGATTGAATACAAACtgcgtctgtgtgtgtctctgtcgGGCAGGACCCGTGGCTGCATGCCTCACTGCGTGATCATAGagagcaaaacagaaaatccCCACTCAGCAGCCCCTGAGCGGGGCAAGATCCTGAGCTGGGCTCAACCCAAGACATGCTTGACAACGGGCACTGACTCGGTCTCCAGTGAGAGGATTTATTGTGGGGAGTGGCGGGAGccgggtgtccctgtccctcccatgggcacggccccggcaCAGGCCCCAGGGCGGGGTGTGCCCGCGGAGGGGCCCTGCCTGCGGGGAGCCCCCGGGGCCTTCTCTGGCCGACGAAGAGCAGGGGGCAAGCCCGAACCCCTCAGGCGCGGCTGCCCCGTGCTAGAAGCCCATCCTGCCAGGCGAGGGCGGCAGCTCAGTcacgggccgggccgggccgggcgctcCCCGCTCAGCTTGCGGTGCCCTCGGCTCGGGCCCGGGCCCGCGCCCGCGCCGCCTCcgcctcctgctccagctcgtCCAGGAACCGCTCCTGCGACACCGAATAGAAGGTGTAACCGTCTGCGGGGGGAATTAAGGAAAAGCAGCGGGCGcggccccggagccccccgaccccaccctgccccggccccggaGGATACAGATGCCAAACGTCACCGCGCCGATGCCGAGCGCCAGTAGCACGTTGCGGCTGCGGAGCCGGCGCTGCAGGGCGCGCTGGCGCTGGGCGTGCTCCACCTGCGCCATGAGGCGGCGCTGCTCGGGGCTGAGCCCCGGCTCCCGGGCCGGGTCGATGCGCCGCGCGAACGGCGCCGTCTCCCCGGACTCCCCGGGCGCCGCCATCTTCCCCCGTGTTCTTCGTGCGCCGGCGTGACGCCACATCCGGCGGGGGCGCTGGCCAATCGGAGGGCCCGAGCGGCGCGCGCCGTCGAGTGGTTGGCTGAGGCCCAGCGCGTGCCGGTCGCGGCATCGGCGCCTGCTGATTGGCGGAGCGGGGTCACGTGACGGGAACGGCGCTGAGGCGCTGCAGCGGCGGGAGCCGCGTCCGgcctggagcggggccgggagcggggccgggagcggggccgggagcggggcctgCACCGGGGCCTGCACCGGGGCCTGCCCGAGCCCCCGCCCGAGCGCCCGCCCCTTCCCCGCCACCTGCCACCGAGgggctgtcccctcccagtgccgtCTTCAAGCGgccgggaggagctgcaggagctctgtCCCGGTCTGTCCCTGTGGGGCTGGTGAAATCATTGTCCTTACGGCTTCGGCCCTGACCGGCTAAATGGGGTCTCAGGTGCCATTGGAACCCCGGGGCCGTGACTCAGGCCCCATGTTCAGTGGGGTTGCTCCTGAAATTATCGAGGACACACTGATCCACTTGGCCACGGAGAACGAGCAGTACTTGAGTGAGCTGCCGGAGCAGGCTGGGTACTTCAAAGAGACACGGATCGTGGGTGAGGCTTAGctacagcagctcctggggcaggTGACAGCTGTACAGTGAGCTTCAGGAGACTGAAATGAGTGACTGCTGTGCTTTTTGTAGAATTTATATTCCTTCTGTCTGAAAAATGGCACTTGGACCAATCGACACGGTACCACGCAGTGGAGTTACTTGAAAGGTAATAAGAGTCCTGAACAGCATTTCCCATTCTCTGATATGGTTATAGTGCCCATGCCCTGTCCCAGTCTGTCCCCCTCACACAAACCACACATGACTAATGTGTGTGCTGAGGGCTTTGCCTCTTCATTCGTTTAATCCAAATGATAAATTCTGTGTACAGTCTTAAGCATCAGTGGAAttgcctttcttcctttttctcagcCGACAGAACCATTCTCTGAGCAATTGTGGGTTTTGCAGGTTCATGATCAAGCAGGTAGAGCAGATGTGTGATAACAGCAGGAACGCTAAAGGTCGTGACcaggggcagaggagcagctggagctctgtGAGGGAGCAGATAGCCAACACCTTTGTGCTGCGGCTCGTGTCGTGTGTTCAGCTCGCGAGCAAGCTCTCCCTGCACTACAGCGTAAGCCAGCTCAGCCTGCCCTTGCTTTAGCAGTGTGCTTAAACCTGCAGTGTATTAACATCTCTTAAAAATAGATTTCCCATTTGAAAGACAGTAGTGATAATGAAATGCCAAGGACATGACATTCCCTTTAGGGCAGGCGAATTGCTACTCATCCAGTAACAATTTGCTCTGTTCCCAGtgctgggggggaaaaagtgcAGGAAAATCTTGGCCTGTGGTTGTCAAAAATCTTGTGTCTACAGGGGTTCACACCTGCCTGGGGATGGTTTATTGAGTGGAGGAAACCTGTGGGGAAGGTCAGAGCTGGATTTCTCATGCCAGCTCAAAGGACAGGCGGgtgagctgcaggaggagagaggTGACAGGACACTTCACTCCTACCAAGTGCCTTATTGCCTGGAAGacattttgtgtctttttttttcagagagtgACCAGTGACACAGCTTTAAAATTTCTGCAATCCTTAAAATACTCCTACACTAAACAGGAGTTGCTGGAGTCGGAGCTTGCTGTTTTAAACACTCTGCACTTCCACATCAATGTGTCAACTCCGTTGGCCTACGTGGAATTGCTTCTGGAGGTTCTAGGTGAGAGTATCAGTCAGAGAGAACGGGAAGGAAGTTTTTTAGTAGGGTCATAGAGCTGCTGCCAATCTGAACCAAAATGTCTCGTATTACAGATTTTTTGCACATGGAACTGTTCAGATTGTCCGGGGCTTCACTTTTTAGATAAGAACTTTGTCCTTTGTAGAATGTGATGAATTTTGTTGGACAGCCAGTCATGACTCATTCAGTAAAAGATTAAGAGTTTAAAGGCTGTGAACCTCGTGCCAGGCCACATTTCCTACAATCACTCACCATTTTCTTGGCTCTGGTCTGACAGCCTGAATTTCAGAGTGAAATTATATTGAGGCTCAGGGATCCTGTGGCATTCAGAGACAGGGCAGTTGTCCTCAGaactctctgtctctccatAATGGTACCTGACACTCCTGATTGAATTTAGTGACCCAAAATGTGGGACTGATGGTGTGATCTCTGCCAGGATACAACGGCTGCTTGCTTCCTGCAAAACCCTTACACCAGCTGTGTGTACAGCTACTGGACTTCTGCTACCTGACCAGAGAGACCATCTATGACACTTTGCTGAAGATTGCCATCGAAAACTCCACACCAAGCAAACTGCAGATGTAAGGGTCTTACCTGACAATGACTTAAAATAACCCTTTGGAATTAAAACCCTTTAAAAAAGCTAATAAATAGTAGCATAACTCTCATTATGCCATTTTGGggtatgttaaaaaaaaaaaactaatttGGGGGACATTCATCATTGTTTATGAATACACCAGTTCAAAGCAACATGCTTCTCCACAGCTGCTTCATGGGCAAGGAAAGTGTTAAAAGTCCAGCCTTGCACTGTCAGTTCCAGCTACTGGTGTTGGGCTTTGGTTGGCCTGAATAAGCCAACATATCCTGGGCATTGgcaactgcagcagcagaactgtGAAGCAGCATTTTACACCTGAACAcacttttccttctgcagagccAAGTTTTTAACAGTGAAGGAAGATTTCATGCTCTTGGCTGTTGGAGTCATCAGTACAGGTGTGTTCATCCTGAGCCCTGACCACTGGGAGCAGGTACAGTCGCTGCTGAACACGTTGGCTCTACGGGGACACAATGCCAAGGTGGTTTATCTGTTTCAGCACAGCAAGGAAACGGGTGGGGCTGCACTGGGAGTGGCATGAGGGAGGGAACACCTCTGTCTTTTTAGCAGGAATCGTGTGGGCCTCTGTCAGAGCTGAGGGCATGGGGCAGTTCTGTGTGCAGCATGTGCTGGCACTGGTGAGTATCCTCACCTTCAGTGCTTCACAGCcagaacaaaaccccacaggCAATGTTTCACTGGCAGGTAGAGAAGCAATCTCATGGGACAACTCCctgtgaaatgtgcccatgGAGCAGTTACTCTTTGTTAGTCTGTAAACTCGTGGTGTTTAGGTGCTgttatctttcctttttttcaggtTGTGGAGCATTTAAACTGTATCACTGGCATTACTCCACAAAGCATTCTGGAGTTCTCCTACGCTGTGGTGAGGCGCATAGTTGGCAGCACCACACCCGAGCAGCACCACAGGAACTGTGGAGCCAAATCTCCCAAGAACAGAGTTCTGCCTCAGAAATAGAACCAGCCTGTCCATCCGGTCActggtgcagcagcaggaactgtCACACTGCTGACAAGTCTCTCCTCTGTGACAGCCCGTCAGTCACGTGTTAATTAGCAAAGCTCATCCTGCTGGGCATCTCACTCATGCTCTGAAGGGAGGCACAACAGCACCACAGCGTTTAGAAATGCCCCACAAGATTTATTGTAAGAGCTGCATCTTCTAAGTTGTGAATCTAAGCTCCCTTTGACCACAGAGACCCCTCAGAGGAGTTGTTTGAAAGGTGCTGCCATGCCTGGGGCTCAGCTGGGACCGGGATCGCTGGGAGCAGCTCTCACACCCGCATTACAAACGGGGCTATGCTGTCTCCTCTCGCTGCTTTTATACAATCCCTGTCTCACCTGTGATTGTTCCCTCTCTGCCAGCACTTGGAGCCTGTTTGCTCTTGCCCTACcacagccagcagtgcccaggctgCGTGTCCCTGTGAGTGCCAGGGGTTTGTGCTGGGCAAGGCACTGCTGGCTGAAAACACCTGGAGTATGGAATAGCTTTATTGTTTCCTCAGTGCAGCCCTGTgcaggaacaggctgcaggagagATTACAGTGTTAAAATGGTATCAAACCTTGTGCAAGTTCAGTAGCACAAAGAAGTGCTGATATGACTTagaaaatactttatttcaAACTGTAGTTACTCTTCAATGACCAGGCAGAGTTCTGGGAGTTTTTCCACATTATTCCCCGTTTGTAATGTTCTGCTTTTCCAACCTTGCATTAGCTGTAACAGAGTAGCATCAAACTCACAGTGTTCTGAAGTTTGACAATGATTTACGTGCATGGCCATAAACCCAAAAATACCAGTTCAGAATCCATTTAATAGCTGAGTTTTATTCTGTTCAGCTCAATGATACAACTTTGCATATTGCTTTTCTATAAACTACTTGTAATAATGGTATTTTAAATAAAGTGTCTTGTGGATTTTTGGTATTGTAAACATTTTGTACTGGTTAATATTAAGTGACATATTAATTTGTCTTTCTCCAACACAATGCAGAcactccacagctgccaggccaAGTTCTGACCTCAGTTATTTGTTATAGAATTGGGATGAGACCCAGGCGAGGCCCCATTTCAGGTTAGTTAACATGAATTTTAGTGCTTTTGTCCATTGCTCTTCAGAGTTAAACTGCGTTTTAATTGAGTAAGAGCCACCACTGCCACCTGTGTCTTCAATCTTTCCTTTCTCCACGTCCATCCTGTATCACACACAAGGTTTAATTAGTGCATTCCTACTGCAAACATTTAATCTCACTATGACATCAAGCACTATATTTTAAATCTGACATTCATGCTATCCTGTCAGaatactttgtttttaaagggaATTGAGCAGGCTTCAGGACTTCCCCAAGGGAGCTGGCTTTAAACTTCAATGAAACCAGCAAACACACATCACATGAGCAAACATCACATCATCCTGAAAGCCAGGACTGGAACAGCAAGCAGTGCTAGGGGGAGCATACTGGGGTTAATTTGACAGTTTTGTGGCAATACTCACCTGTAAGGCAAACAAAACCGAGTTTCACCTTTTTCCACTTCCTCTTTGAACTGTTGCACACAGTCCAGGAATGCCACCATGGCGTGATCAAACTTATTGTCCCAGAAGAACCTCAACCCTCCAGAGCAGTACAGGGGGAGCTCCTGGAAAAGAGGTTTGTATCAGGCACACCAAGCACTTGTTTTTGATATGGTCAGTGCAGCTTTTTAACCTCCCATGAAGCTTAAATTTGTCATGGGATGCTGAGAAATGGCTTGTGGCCCAGAGCAAGTGTGACAGGTTTTGTGCAAGTACCTGCCATGTGTGGGTACATGTTCCTGACTTCCACCAATCCCCAATCAGGCCATCTACCTGCCAATCACCCCAGAGCATGCCATCTGCCTCTGGCCATGTGTAGTGTGTCATTCAACAGTTCTGTCACTTTTATCACTGCTGGCTGGCAGCACCAGTGGCTCGATACAGGATTTGGAGTGAGATGTTACCATGTtggaggagctggggcagccagctctCCTGGACTCCACATTCATAGGGACCAAGTTTGTTTCCTGCATCCCCAGTGTGACCAGGGCTCTGGCACTCAAGCTCAATGTCCCAGGATTTGTATGGGATCTCTCACCTTGGATTTGTCCGTGAGGGACTCCAAATACGAGTGGTTGCCATAGGGGACAAGACGGTATCtgaaaaaaggagacagaattCAAAGGCACCCGAGTCTGCCTGTCCTCTGGGCTGTAAGGGAACTGTGTGTGGCAGTGCATGTACCTCTGAAACTTCAGGCCCATTTTGTTGGCCAGggcatgcagcagcagcacagtctgCCCCCAGGCAGCGTTGATCTCGTTCCACTCCACAGGAACGCTGGGGAGACGGCCAAGTCTGAAGTTATTTATTGTGCCAAACTGCCCGCTGTGCCTGTGATAAGAAGAATTATAAATaagtgtgctgggctgggaacagctcCTGGCCTGATAAACCAAACAGGGGCTGTGTCCCAacagcactgcacacacagtGCCAGCCGTGCACACGGAGGGTTTGGGCCTATTCTTAACAAGTGTCTAAATACCAAACACTTGTTCTCTTTTGGTtataaaaacacaacaaaaaccccaaccagcCCCCCTAAGCTACCTGCTCAGTGAACCCCAATGCCAGTGTCACTGCTGGCTGGCACAGGGGTTCCCAGTGCGTTACTGGGGCTGGCGAAAGAGCCGTTTCCCAGTCCCACAGCCTGGCACACCTTACTCAGCTGCCACTCCTGGGAGGTGGCATTCATTGCTTTGCTGGGAGGTAACTGTGAGCTGGCTTGCACCTTTCCTGTCAAATGCAGTGACTTAAACAGCCTCACACTGCAGATTCCAAGAAAATTGATGTGACATTCCAGTGTCTGCGTTACCAGATGTGAAAGGTTGCGTTGAACACGttggttttctttaatttatcCAACTGCATCTGGGCGTAACGCATTTGGTTGTCCACACTTTTCAGCTCAtcatccagctccagctgttgcCTCTTGAACTCACAGTATTCCTTCTGATACCTTTGAGCAAAAGCAAGACAAGAAGGGCTGACTGCTGGCTGCTACATCAGAGTGACAGCTCTGCAGGCCACTTTGGTCTGGCCACCTTTCCTTCTGCAGAGAACGAGCCACTGGCGTTTGGGCACATTTACAGGTTTCTCATGTTACAACCTCATTTATCAGTTGCCTCCAACCCCTGCCACAAGCTGCAGATGCAGTTCACTCACTgagcctcctcctgctccagccgcTCGGCCTCTGCCCTGACTCTCTCAAAGTCCTCAGCCACAATCTTGCGGTTCTTCTCAACATCCTCCAGCTCCTGaatcagctgctcctcctccagTGCCAGTTCTTTCAGTTCTGTCTGCAGCTTCTCTTTATCATCCTCATTCATCTGTTCCAGTATCTCCAGACATCTCCTAAAGGACGACAATAGGATTACCAAAACATGTACCCTGGTTAAGTCCTGCACTGCCAGTCCCCAGTTCTGTGGCAGCCCCTGCACCTCTTGTCAGCCCCAAGCTCTCTGCACTGATCATGCCTCAAGCTACAGCAGCTCTGTCTCGGGTCATCTCTGGATCACTCACTTGTAGTTCTGGCACTCATTCTCCGTGATGTTGAGCTGTGTGTCCAGCTGGTCCAGTAGAGTGTCTGTGCACTCCTCACACAGTGGGTGATCCACATCCGTCTGCCCAGACATGATGTCAAAGAGGTCGCCAGTGACCTGCAGGAAGAGCTCACATTAGTGCAAGTGAAACCACACTGCCTGCTGGTTTTCAGCAGCTTCAGTTTGCAGAAGTCTTCTTTTGCAGGTCAAATATTGATTCAAATAACCTGGCTTTACTGAACTACTCACCAAACAAACCCCTGGAAAGCAAATGCTACGGGAAACTTTGCAGTTTAGTTTTGCAGACCATCAAGAAAAACTGAAGCTCCATTCCCAAGCATCTGAGTTTAGCAGCTCACGACCCACTTGCCTTCAGTCTCCGGCTGAGGTTTTCCATCGTGCCACCATCCGACGCCTCTCCGATCAGCGTGAAACTGTTGGCGCTTTCCGTTGACATCATTCTTGGAAAGAACGTTACTGAGGTGAGTGTCAAGGTTCATGAGGAGGCAGCTCAAGTGCCACACCTGAATCTGGGGCTGGGTCAGGGAGAAGCGAGAGCAGGAGACTGGGGCAGCCCGTGTTTTAGGGGTTCTGTCGGGTTTGTGCTGACCCGCAGTTGAGGAGAAATGCCCCAAGAATGTGCAGTTCTGCGTTCAAACTGCCAAGGAGCCCGAGGGCCACGGGGATCCTGCAGGGGAAACTCTAAGGGGTCACAGGAGCTCTCCCGTGTGACCCCCCACCATGAGGGGGGGGGCAGGGCATTCTCAGGCGCTGTCACAACATCGGCTCAAGCTGCGCGGAGGGAGCGGCCAGGCTCCGAGCTAGGCCATACCTGGCTGGCGGGATGAACCTCCTGGACACGCCATCCTGCCGGTTCTCCGCGAAGGCTTCCTGGGGGCAAGGAAGCATCGTTACCGGCAGGCCCGGGGGAGCTACCGCCGCGCCCCCCCGCGCCCAGCCCCGCCATACCTCCGTCAGGGCGCTCTCCTCTTCGTGCAGGTCCCCGGGCCTGGCAGGGGCTGCGGTCACCAGCGGGGCTGTGGGAGAGAAGGCGTCAGCCGGGCCCAGGCCTGGGCCCTtaccccagccccggcccccccaccccgccgCGGCCCGGTACCGGTGAGCTCCTGGATGGTGAGGCGGTCAAGGACTTTGAAGGAGGTGTCGAGCTTGAGCGGCTGGCAGCAGCGCTGGCACACGA
Encoded proteins:
- the COA3 gene encoding cytochrome c oxidase assembly factor 3 homolog, mitochondrial; this translates as MWRHAGARRTRGKMAAPGESGETAPFARRIDPAREPGLSPEQRRLMAQVEHAQRQRALQRRLRSRNVLLALGIGAVTFGIYGYTFYSVSQERFLDELEQEAEAARARARARAEGTAS